A genomic window from Candidatus Kouleothrix ribensis includes:
- a CDS encoding cation transporter — translation MSHPGTAARSARTYAFLSLGTAIITIALKLVAYWLTDSVGLLSDALESIVNLVAAVVAIWALTLASRPPDDEHAYGHSKAEYFSSGAESVMILIAAAGIIFTAVNRLIAPRPIENVGIGLIISALAAGFNGAVALVLLRAGRRLDSITLRADAHHLLTDVWTSLGVVVGVLLVGLTGWLPLDPLIAIVVALNIVWAGWRLLRETANGLLDIGLPSAAQQQIMEVLAGFKQDGITFHALRTRIAGQRRFVSMHILVPGEWTVQRGHMLCEEVERGIRAKLPHSTVFTHLEPLEDAISWADQALDRAEEPESSAIV, via the coding sequence ATGTCGCACCCTGGCACGGCCGCGCGCTCAGCGCGTACCTATGCGTTTCTCTCGCTCGGCACGGCGATTATTACGATCGCGCTGAAGCTGGTGGCCTACTGGCTGACCGACTCGGTCGGTTTGCTCTCCGACGCGCTCGAGTCGATCGTGAACCTGGTGGCGGCCGTGGTGGCGATCTGGGCGCTCACCCTGGCGAGCCGCCCACCCGACGACGAACACGCCTATGGGCATTCCAAAGCCGAGTACTTCTCGAGCGGTGCCGAAAGTGTGATGATCCTGATCGCCGCAGCCGGGATTATCTTCACGGCAGTCAACCGGCTCATCGCCCCGCGCCCGATCGAGAATGTTGGGATTGGCTTGATTATTTCAGCGCTGGCGGCCGGCTTCAACGGCGCGGTGGCGCTGGTGCTGTTGCGCGCTGGCCGGCGGCTCGACTCGATCACCCTGCGCGCTGATGCGCACCACCTGCTCACCGATGTGTGGACTTCACTCGGCGTGGTGGTGGGGGTGCTGCTGGTCGGCTTGACGGGCTGGCTGCCGCTCGACCCGCTGATCGCAATCGTGGTGGCGCTGAATATTGTGTGGGCCGGCTGGCGCCTGCTGCGCGAGACGGCTAACGGCCTGCTCGATATTGGCCTGCCCAGTGCGGCACAGCAGCAGATCATGGAGGTGCTGGCGGGCTTCAAGCAGGATGGCATCACGTTCCACGCGCTGCGCACGCGTATTGCCGGGCAGCGGCGCTTTGTGTCGATGCATATTCTGGTGCCAGGCGAGTGGACGGTGCAGCGCGGCCACATGCTCTGCGAGGAGGTCGAGCGGGGCATTCGCGCGAAGCTGCCGCATAGCACGGTATTTACCCACCTCGAGCCGCTCGAAGATGCGATCTCATGGGCCGACCAGGCCCTCGATCGAGCTGAGGAACCCGAATCATCTGCGATTGTGTGA
- a CDS encoding stage 0 sporulation family protein — translation MPVVVGIRFKDSGKTYFFDPRELNPLASGDHVIVETVRGLELAKISKAPHEISEAEIVGDLKPVVRRAEAADFERMRLLSERHEEVLARCSEKVLEHNLPMRLVKAEYSFDGSRLTFYFTSEKRVDFRMLVRDLARTFKTRIELRQIGPRDEAKLLGGIGPCGRLLCCATFLPDYARVSIKMAKDQDLPLNPTKISGVCGRLLCCLSYEHDQYLAIKAELPKKGSWVQTPDGPGEVVTVNVVRETVIVELAGSGVHEEFRPNQLSDAGQRVATIARARAEEGITPRQHSGPPARPEPPPRREPKHTGERRLLRDEIVDPDILDALAMLEEGEERQAAQQRPPQPPAPRADEAGSPPNRPADLRRVPGAPMPRRPQQPPPQRDLARPALPAPPIDDTPDADDADTPADEGKLADTRPAEPRSQRHRRKRGRRGDK, via the coding sequence ATGCCAGTTGTGGTTGGAATTCGCTTCAAGGATTCTGGAAAGACCTATTTCTTCGATCCACGTGAGCTCAACCCGCTCGCCAGCGGCGACCATGTGATTGTCGAAACGGTGCGCGGGCTTGAGCTGGCCAAGATCAGCAAAGCGCCCCACGAGATCAGCGAGGCCGAGATCGTCGGCGATCTCAAGCCGGTGGTGCGGCGCGCCGAGGCGGCCGACTTCGAGCGTATGCGCTTGCTCAGCGAGCGGCACGAAGAGGTGCTGGCGCGCTGTAGCGAGAAAGTCCTCGAGCATAACCTGCCGATGCGGCTGGTCAAAGCCGAGTATAGCTTCGACGGCTCGCGGCTCACCTTCTACTTCACCTCCGAGAAGCGCGTCGACTTCCGCATGCTGGTGCGCGACCTGGCGCGCACGTTCAAGACGCGGATCGAGCTGCGCCAGATCGGCCCGCGCGACGAGGCCAAGCTGCTCGGTGGGATTGGCCCATGCGGCCGGCTGCTGTGCTGCGCCACCTTCCTGCCCGACTACGCGCGCGTCTCGATCAAGATGGCCAAGGACCAGGACCTGCCGCTGAACCCGACCAAGATCAGCGGTGTGTGCGGCCGGCTGCTGTGCTGCCTCTCGTACGAGCACGACCAGTACCTGGCGATCAAGGCCGAGCTGCCCAAGAAAGGCAGCTGGGTGCAGACGCCTGACGGCCCCGGCGAGGTGGTGACGGTGAATGTGGTGCGCGAAACGGTGATTGTCGAGCTGGCCGGCAGCGGCGTACACGAGGAATTCCGGCCCAACCAGCTCAGCGATGCGGGCCAGCGCGTGGCCACGATCGCGCGCGCCCGCGCCGAAGAGGGTATCACCCCGCGCCAGCATAGCGGCCCGCCCGCGCGCCCCGAGCCACCGCCGCGCCGCGAGCCCAAACACACCGGCGAGCGGCGCCTGCTGCGCGACGAGATCGTCGACCCCGATATCCTCGACGCGCTGGCGATGCTCGAGGAGGGCGAAGAGCGCCAGGCCGCTCAACAGCGCCCACCCCAGCCGCCCGCGCCGCGCGCCGACGAAGCCGGCTCGCCGCCTAACCGCCCGGCCGATCTGCGGCGTGTACCTGGCGCGCCAATGCCGCGCCGGCCGCAACAGCCGCCGCCCCAGCGCGACCTGGCGCGCCCGGCCCTACCCGCACCCCCGATCGACGACACACCCGACGCAGACGATGCCGACACGCCCGCCGACGAGGGCAAGCTCGCCGATACGCGCCCGGCCGAGCCGCGCTCGCAGCGGCACCGCCGCAAACGTGGGCGCCGCGGCGACAAGTGA
- a CDS encoding HAMP domain-containing histidine kinase — MTTGRDGDSLYAPADLAALMLALAEAGDSRSFFATLCRALPRLLPGTRVDLLVRDWADGICLPLLGDAPAPEVPAAAGRGAEPFAEWLASCGYRAVAMQPLNGAGRCLGWLALARRHAALDDTALALAGQLAALTALRLLHEHGRDQQVQRDDMLAALERRLHLHEELRLRATLAVGTAHDIGNLLASVIGRTQLLQALAPAPLQPDLRAILCAAADGHALLRRLITLKSADSVPQGLVVELAALARDAIEVTRPFWDTRADIQLRCVLHAAPQVRANAADIREVLVNLIINAIEAMPGGGTLRISSACTAGQGIIEVADSGHGIALEHQAHIFQQPSGPCEGGHGFGLSISRALAESHGGTLTLRSAPGQGATFSLALPLVRPSELVLGAPPAAAPRAIR; from the coding sequence ATGACCACCGGCCGCGACGGCGACTCGCTCTACGCACCGGCCGATCTGGCTGCGCTGATGCTCGCGCTCGCCGAGGCCGGCGATAGCCGCTCGTTCTTCGCCACGCTGTGCCGCGCGCTGCCGCGCCTGCTGCCGGGGACGCGCGTCGATCTGCTGGTGCGCGATTGGGCCGACGGGATCTGCCTGCCGCTGCTCGGCGACGCCCCAGCGCCCGAGGTGCCTGCGGCGGCTGGGCGCGGTGCCGAGCCGTTCGCCGAATGGCTGGCGAGCTGTGGCTATCGCGCGGTGGCCATGCAACCGCTGAACGGCGCCGGGCGCTGCCTGGGTTGGCTGGCGCTGGCGCGCCGCCACGCCGCGCTCGACGACACCGCGCTGGCGCTGGCCGGCCAGCTGGCCGCGCTTACGGCCCTGCGCCTGCTGCACGAGCATGGCCGCGACCAACAGGTGCAGCGCGACGACATGCTCGCCGCGCTCGAGCGCCGGCTGCACCTGCACGAAGAGCTGCGCCTGCGCGCCACGCTGGCCGTAGGCACCGCGCACGACATCGGCAACCTGCTGGCCTCGGTGATCGGCCGTACGCAGCTGCTGCAAGCCCTGGCGCCCGCGCCACTCCAGCCCGACCTGCGCGCGATTCTGTGTGCCGCCGCCGACGGGCATGCGCTGCTGCGCCGGCTGATTACGCTCAAGTCGGCCGATAGCGTGCCGCAGGGCCTGGTGGTTGAGCTGGCGGCGTTGGCCCGCGACGCGATCGAGGTCACGCGGCCATTCTGGGATACACGGGCCGACATCCAGCTGCGCTGTGTGCTGCATGCCGCACCGCAGGTGCGCGCAAACGCCGCCGACATCCGCGAGGTGCTGGTCAACCTGATTATCAATGCGATCGAGGCCATGCCGGGCGGCGGTACGCTGCGGATCAGCAGCGCCTGCACTGCGGGCCAGGGCATCATCGAGGTGGCCGATAGCGGCCACGGCATCGCGCTCGAGCACCAGGCGCACATCTTCCAGCAGCCGAGTGGCCCGTGCGAGGGTGGCCATGGCTTCGGCCTGAGCATCAGCCGCGCGCTGGCCGAGAGCCATGGCGGCACGCTGACGCTGCGCAGTGCGCCGGGCCAGGGCGCAACGTTTAGCCTGGCGCTGCCGCTGGTGCGCCCGAGCGAACTGGTGCTAGGTGCGCCGCCCGCCGCCGCGCCGCGCGCCATCCGCTGA
- a CDS encoding saccharopine dehydrogenase NADP-binding domain-containing protein, producing the protein MTQAWMIYGANGYTGALITRMAAERGMRPIVAGRTHAAVAAVAARHGLAPRTFALGDAAALDAALADVALVLHCAGPFAHTARPMAESCLRTGTHYLDITGEIAVFEDLARRDAQAQAAGIMLLPGAGFDVVPSDCLALHLKQRMPEAQRLTLAFQALGRVSWGTATTAVENLHRGGMLRRDGRLVELHGPPPVRAIDFGRGPVDTVALPWGDVATAYYSTGIPNIEVYATLGASARWLMALGRPLGWLLASDPGQRLLKRLIRLQPAGPSDAERAAGLSLLWGEVSDPAGRRCAARMRAPEGYTLTALTALAIVERVLAGQAPAGFQTPARAYGADFIRQFPGVELADLP; encoded by the coding sequence ATGACCCAAGCATGGATGATCTATGGAGCAAACGGCTACACCGGGGCGCTGATCACGCGCATGGCGGCCGAGCGCGGCATGCGCCCGATCGTGGCCGGCCGTACGCACGCCGCAGTTGCGGCCGTGGCCGCGCGGCACGGCCTGGCGCCGCGCACGTTCGCGCTGGGCGACGCGGCTGCGCTCGATGCTGCGCTGGCCGACGTGGCGCTTGTGCTGCACTGCGCCGGCCCGTTTGCGCATACCGCGCGGCCGATGGCCGAGAGCTGCCTGCGCACCGGCACACACTACCTCGATATCACTGGCGAGATTGCGGTGTTCGAGGATCTGGCGCGCCGCGATGCCCAGGCCCAGGCGGCCGGGATCATGCTGCTGCCGGGCGCCGGCTTCGACGTGGTGCCGTCGGATTGCCTGGCGCTGCATTTGAAGCAGCGCATGCCCGAGGCGCAACGGCTGACGCTGGCATTCCAGGCGCTCGGGCGGGTCTCGTGGGGTACTGCCACCACCGCAGTCGAGAACCTGCACCGTGGGGGCATGCTGCGCCGTGACGGCCGGCTTGTCGAACTGCACGGCCCGCCGCCGGTACGCGCGATCGACTTTGGGCGCGGGCCGGTCGATACCGTGGCGCTGCCGTGGGGCGATGTCGCGACGGCCTATTACAGTACCGGCATTCCGAACATTGAGGTCTACGCGACGTTAGGCGCGTCGGCGCGCTGGCTGATGGCGCTCGGGCGCCCGCTGGGCTGGCTGCTGGCCAGTGATCCAGGCCAGCGCCTGCTTAAGCGGCTGATCCGCTTGCAGCCGGCCGGCCCAAGCGATGCCGAGCGCGCGGCCGGGCTGAGCCTGCTGTGGGGCGAAGTGTCCGATCCGGCCGGGCGGCGCTGTGCCGCGCGCATGCGCGCACCCGAGGGCTACACGCTCACCGCGCTGACCGCGCTGGCGATCGTCGAGCGCGTGCTGGCCGGGCAGGCGCCAGCCGGCTTTCAGACGCCCGCGCGGGCCTATGGCGCCGATTTCATCCGCCAATTCCCCGGCGTCGAGCTGGCCGACCTGCCGTAG
- a CDS encoding universal stress protein, whose translation MLRSIMVPLDGSAFGEHALPLALGIARRAGIAAHLVHACEPPRPSRFRNQPAGMAPEAERQRGRAYLASLADCLTDRWDVQIKTAIVDGPAETALRHYALEHKCDLVVLSTHGYGPLSRMWLGSVARALALTLPMPLLLTRPHGEPVDLLESVTQQPFQRVLVPLDGSPLAEQALEPALALGQLVGAEYTLLQVIEPPALGYAPAAYVAGLDQHVLDQWRAIAEEYLGGVAERLHNQAIRCTSAVVFGPTAGVINDYARSHAFDLIAMATHGRSGAARMLLGSIADRVVQTASVPVLLYRHPDHKG comes from the coding sequence ATGCTACGCTCGATAATGGTTCCGCTCGACGGCTCGGCCTTTGGCGAGCATGCGCTGCCACTGGCGCTGGGCATCGCCCGCCGCGCCGGCATTGCCGCACACCTAGTGCATGCGTGCGAGCCACCCAGGCCAAGCCGCTTTCGCAACCAGCCGGCCGGCATGGCCCCCGAGGCCGAACGCCAACGCGGGCGCGCCTACCTCGCCAGCCTCGCCGACTGCCTCACGGATCGATGGGATGTGCAGATCAAAACCGCGATCGTCGATGGGCCGGCCGAGACCGCGCTGCGCCACTATGCGCTCGAGCACAAGTGCGACCTGGTGGTGCTGAGCACGCATGGCTATGGCCCGCTGTCGCGGATGTGGCTCGGCAGCGTGGCGCGTGCGCTGGCACTCACCTTGCCTATGCCACTGCTGCTGACGCGCCCGCACGGCGAGCCAGTCGATCTGCTCGAGTCGGTCACACAGCAGCCATTTCAGCGGGTGCTGGTACCGCTCGACGGGTCGCCGCTAGCCGAGCAAGCGCTCGAGCCAGCGCTGGCGCTGGGCCAGCTGGTTGGCGCCGAGTACACCCTGCTCCAGGTGATCGAGCCGCCGGCGCTGGGCTACGCACCGGCCGCGTACGTAGCCGGGCTCGATCAGCACGTGCTCGACCAGTGGCGCGCGATCGCCGAGGAATACCTTGGCGGGGTGGCTGAGCGCCTGCACAACCAGGCGATACGCTGCACAAGCGCAGTGGTGTTTGGGCCTACCGCAGGGGTGATCAACGACTATGCCCGCAGCCACGCGTTCGACCTGATCGCCATGGCGACGCATGGCCGCAGTGGGGCTGCGCGTATGCTGCTGGGCAGCATCGCCGATCGAGTGGTGCAGACCGCCAGCGTGCCGGTGCTGCTGTACCGGCACCCCGATCATAAGGGCTGA
- a CDS encoding universal stress protein: MSKRTIIVPLDGSAFSRQIVPQLCRICDPAADTLVLLHVAEPVESIIGAPPRPMSVAWSTPMYNSAWDIEYAQHPIYASQIEQSERSALEQEFAGDRQMLEALGFKVMVEVRFGDPASEIVAAARQHGADLIALATHGRTGLRQLLMGSVAERVLRRAPLPVLVMRPFNVELPG; encoded by the coding sequence ATGTCCAAGCGAACCATTATCGTGCCGCTCGATGGGTCGGCGTTCAGCCGGCAGATCGTGCCGCAGCTGTGCCGGATCTGCGACCCGGCTGCCGACACCCTCGTGCTACTCCACGTGGCCGAGCCGGTCGAGAGCATTATCGGCGCGCCACCCAGGCCGATGTCGGTGGCCTGGAGCACGCCTATGTATAACAGTGCCTGGGATATCGAATACGCGCAGCATCCGATCTATGCGTCGCAGATCGAGCAGTCCGAGCGCTCGGCGCTCGAGCAAGAATTCGCCGGCGATCGGCAGATGCTCGAGGCGCTGGGGTTCAAGGTGATGGTTGAGGTGCGCTTTGGCGATCCGGCCTCCGAGATCGTCGCGGCGGCCAGGCAGCATGGCGCCGACCTGATCGCCTTAGCCACGCACGGCCGCACCGGGTTGCGCCAGCTGCTGATGGGTAGCGTGGCCGAGCGTGTGCTGCGGCGCGCCCCGCTGCCGGTGCTGGTGATGCGGCCGTTCAACGTCGAGCTGCCCGGCTAG
- a CDS encoding aminopeptidase: MIDLQKLFTDVFDPQPGEIALVLIDTPHSSLPDTAGWAERRTMAIRWHAALTQLAIARRFEVLPIVSFPATGAHNAQLPAIGSQAGQPVALAGLADRASLALALTQFSASAPLIGWTQRAPRLRVASMPLVSPAMESSALTADYSALARVCAHLRQRLSAAQAARISFSNGDTLLLDLRFREAYADDGQLRPGTTLPRVVNLPSGEAYSAVYEGEHAGMPSRTHGVLPVVWRGEIVRLEIAHNQVIDVLSRSEAATDLRNFLALDGARRNVAELGLGCNPRARVSGNPIEDEKAGPHIALGRSEHIGGITGPGAFEDPRHVWHYDFVYARASPLHMAELTLIGSDNQHDLLVYQGEYLVSTIAHAS, encoded by the coding sequence ATGATTGACTTACAGAAGCTCTTCACTGATGTGTTCGACCCACAGCCTGGTGAGATCGCGCTGGTGTTGATCGATACGCCGCATAGCTCGCTGCCCGACACGGCGGGTTGGGCCGAGCGCCGGACGATGGCGATACGCTGGCATGCCGCGCTGACGCAACTTGCCATCGCGCGCAGATTCGAAGTGCTGCCAATTGTGAGCTTCCCGGCCACAGGCGCACACAACGCCCAACTGCCCGCGATTGGCAGCCAGGCCGGGCAGCCGGTGGCCCTGGCCGGCCTGGCCGATCGGGCCAGCCTGGCGCTGGCGTTGACTCAGTTCTCGGCGTCGGCGCCGCTGATTGGCTGGACGCAGCGTGCGCCGCGGCTGCGCGTCGCTTCGATGCCGCTGGTATCGCCGGCGATGGAAAGCAGCGCGCTCACCGCCGACTATAGCGCGCTGGCCCGTGTGTGCGCGCACCTGCGCCAGCGCCTCAGCGCCGCACAGGCCGCCCGGATCAGCTTTTCGAACGGCGATACACTGCTGCTCGATCTGCGCTTTCGCGAAGCATACGCCGACGACGGCCAACTCAGGCCTGGCACAACGCTGCCGCGCGTGGTGAACCTGCCCAGCGGCGAGGCGTACAGCGCGGTGTACGAAGGCGAGCATGCGGGCATGCCCAGCCGCACCCACGGCGTACTGCCGGTGGTGTGGCGCGGCGAGATCGTGCGCCTCGAGATCGCCCATAACCAGGTGATCGACGTGCTGAGCCGCAGTGAGGCTGCTACTGATTTGCGTAACTTTCTTGCGCTCGACGGCGCGCGCCGCAACGTGGCCGAGCTTGGGCTGGGCTGCAACCCGCGCGCACGTGTGTCGGGCAATCCGATCGAGGACGAAAAGGCCGGCCCACATATCGCGCTTGGGCGCAGCGAGCACATTGGTGGTATCACCGGGCCGGGCGCTTTCGAGGATCCGCGCCACGTCTGGCATTATGATTTCGTGTATGCGCGCGCCAGCCCACTGCATATGGCCGAGCTAACGCTGATCGGTAGCGACAACCAGCACGATCTGCTGGTATACCAGGGTGAATACCTGGTGAGCACGATCGCGCACGCGAGCTAG
- a CDS encoding SEC-C domain-containing protein, which produces MPKLGRNDPCPCGSGKKYKFCHLPIEEAAQAEQLRLHRAVDTLLPKIIVAAEEQTDAVPQAYQRFWNGKYTLDQLSELDELEGRGAERFLTWFAFDYLLEDGTTLVERLAAGTATADLTPEEVRLLGQWTPVRLRAYEISNIKKGQGMTMTDLIDGTQLELVDHAGSRRLRPDEVMVAHLVPSGASYFIAGAAAHLTEDTRVKLREFLGLHLEALQRDTPAAGWPELLQSRSELYNHFVMQLPVEEPNPSLLEDIITQTRVSLKLAGESLGIGKGGADE; this is translated from the coding sequence ATGCCCAAGCTTGGACGCAACGACCCGTGCCCGTGCGGCAGCGGCAAGAAATATAAGTTCTGTCACCTGCCGATCGAAGAGGCGGCCCAGGCTGAGCAGCTGCGGCTGCACCGCGCGGTCGATACGCTCTTGCCCAAGATTATTGTCGCCGCCGAGGAGCAGACCGACGCGGTGCCGCAGGCCTACCAGCGCTTCTGGAACGGCAAGTACACGCTCGATCAGCTGAGCGAGCTCGATGAGCTCGAGGGCCGCGGCGCCGAGCGATTTCTGACCTGGTTCGCATTCGACTATCTGCTCGAGGACGGCACGACACTGGTCGAGCGGCTGGCCGCCGGCACCGCCACGGCCGACCTGACGCCCGAAGAGGTGCGTTTGCTGGGCCAGTGGACGCCGGTGCGGCTGCGCGCCTACGAGATCAGCAATATCAAGAAGGGCCAGGGCATGACCATGACCGACCTGATCGACGGCACGCAGCTCGAGCTGGTCGATCACGCTGGCTCGCGGCGGCTGCGCCCCGACGAGGTGATGGTGGCCCACCTGGTGCCGTCGGGGGCATCGTACTTTATCGCCGGCGCGGCCGCCCACCTGACCGAAGACACCCGCGTGAAGCTGCGCGAGTTCCTGGGGCTGCATCTTGAAGCGCTACAGCGCGACACCCCGGCAGCCGGCTGGCCCGAGCTGCTGCAGAGCCGCTCGGAGCTATACAACCACTTCGTGATGCAGCTGCCGGTCGAGGAGCCGAACCCATCGTTGCTCGAAGATATCATCACGCAGACGCGCGTGTCGCTGAAGCTGGCCGGCGAGTCGCTCGGCATCGGCAAGGGCGGCGCCGACGAGTAG
- a CDS encoding DUF5317 domain-containing protein has translation MAVLLLYLAVALAGAALAFWRAPAWPRYSLLLAIAAVPQLGMLLGIRLPAMFVVSVVAVLIWCRCNFALAGVPAISVGVVMNMLVMALNGGAMPIHTATLARIGVTAAPGMLLAGSKDLAVQTALLGLLGDWLVLPAGVATYVVSPGDIVVAIGLLWWLLFSNQYERLQPMMMARTATAPEPRARLIQGQSTRPALTRLALLAAANRSVAESLLRDPLDAAALHPHYVLALDARDRATLADIRARTSTVGEFLADLADIVDGVA, from the coding sequence ATGGCGGTGCTACTGCTCTACCTGGCTGTAGCGCTGGCCGGCGCAGCGCTGGCGTTCTGGCGCGCCCCGGCCTGGCCGCGCTATAGCTTGCTGCTGGCGATTGCCGCAGTGCCGCAGCTGGGCATGCTGCTTGGTATTCGGCTGCCCGCCATGTTCGTGGTTTCGGTGGTAGCAGTATTGATCTGGTGTCGGTGCAACTTCGCGCTTGCCGGCGTGCCGGCGATCTCGGTCGGCGTGGTGATGAACATGCTGGTGATGGCGCTGAACGGTGGCGCGATGCCGATCCACACCGCCACGCTGGCGCGGATCGGGGTGACGGCGGCGCCCGGCATGCTGCTGGCCGGCTCGAAGGATCTGGCCGTGCAGACTGCGCTGCTGGGCCTGCTGGGCGACTGGCTGGTGCTACCGGCCGGCGTGGCCACGTATGTCGTTAGCCCTGGTGATATTGTCGTGGCGATCGGGCTGCTCTGGTGGCTTCTTTTTAGCAATCAATACGAAAGGCTGCAACCCATGATGATGGCTCGCACAGCGACCGCGCCCGAGCCGCGCGCCCGACTGATCCAGGGGCAGAGCACCCGGCCGGCGCTGACGCGGCTGGCGCTGCTGGCCGCCGCCAACCGCTCGGTGGCCGAGAGCCTGCTGCGCGATCCGCTCGACGCGGCGGCGCTGCACCCGCACTATGTGCTCGCGCTCGACGCGCGCGACCGCGCGACCCTGGCCGATATTCGCGCGCGCACCAGCACGGTCGGCGAGTTTCTCGCCGATCTGGCCGACATCGTCGATGGTGTGGCCTGA
- a CDS encoding FHA domain-containing protein — MARLSVDINGEKRAFALDERGIQIGRALDNDIVLNNVIVSRHHARVLLREREVWVTDLGSRNGISVNRLRVKEELLHDGDVLQVGPFEIRYEDRAAQSVVLDDNQYFPLAAESKEVKSGELPELALDLKEFYRISKRLNGLLDMHGLLDAVMEEVLRAVPSQRGLLLLRKGSELVPMIVHPRTQGDVAISSTIARKAIEANEAVLTRDARLDFAGSQSIISANIRSAICAPLISEGRAIGLIYVDSPGRDQFNEHQRDMLAAVANLAAIHIERARLTDELREQAQLRQNFERFMSPNIAQLMASYFVQHGQLWEPQELIVSVLFADVKGFTSLSETLSPRDVQDLLNEYFHEMTEVIFRHNGTLDKYIGDGIMAVFGAPQLAAPIDPEESAAQAVDAALGMIEAHRRLIERLDPAKAFAFRMGINTGPVYAGFFGTRQRLEYTVMGDTVNTASRLEGKADLNSVLISEATRQVLGQAFALQEMGEFQLKGKAQLVRTFKVLGRVH, encoded by the coding sequence ATGGCCCGCCTGTCGGTCGATATCAATGGCGAGAAACGCGCATTTGCGCTGGACGAGCGCGGCATCCAGATCGGGCGCGCGCTCGATAACGACATTGTGCTCAATAATGTGATCGTCTCGCGCCACCACGCGCGCGTGCTGCTACGCGAGCGCGAGGTCTGGGTCACCGATCTGGGCAGCCGCAACGGTATCTCGGTCAACCGCCTGCGCGTGAAGGAAGAGCTGCTGCACGACGGCGACGTGTTGCAGGTCGGGCCATTCGAGATCCGCTACGAAGATCGCGCGGCCCAGAGCGTGGTGCTCGACGACAACCAGTACTTCCCGCTGGCCGCCGAGTCGAAAGAGGTCAAATCGGGCGAGCTGCCCGAGCTGGCGCTCGACCTCAAGGAATTCTACCGCATCAGCAAGCGGCTCAACGGCCTGCTCGACATGCACGGCCTGCTCGACGCCGTGATGGAAGAAGTGCTGCGGGCGGTGCCGTCGCAGCGCGGGCTGCTGCTGCTGCGCAAAGGCAGCGAGCTGGTGCCGATGATCGTACACCCGCGAACCCAGGGCGATGTCGCGATCAGCTCGACGATCGCGCGCAAGGCCATCGAGGCCAACGAGGCCGTGCTGACGCGCGACGCGCGGCTCGACTTTGCCGGCTCGCAGAGCATCATCAGCGCCAACATCCGCTCGGCAATCTGCGCGCCGCTGATCAGCGAAGGCCGCGCGATCGGCCTGATCTATGTCGACTCGCCGGGGCGCGACCAGTTCAACGAGCACCAGCGCGACATGCTCGCGGCGGTGGCCAACCTGGCCGCCATCCATATCGAACGCGCGCGGCTGACCGACGAGCTGCGCGAGCAGGCCCAGCTGCGCCAGAACTTCGAGCGCTTCATGTCGCCGAATATCGCCCAGCTGATGGCCAGCTACTTCGTGCAGCACGGCCAGCTGTGGGAGCCGCAAGAGCTGATCGTGTCGGTGCTGTTCGCCGATGTAAAAGGCTTCACCTCGCTCTCCGAAACGCTCTCGCCGCGCGATGTGCAGGATCTGCTCAACGAGTACTTCCACGAGATGACCGAGGTGATTTTCCGCCACAACGGCACGCTCGACAAATACATCGGCGACGGGATCATGGCCGTGTTTGGCGCGCCGCAGCTGGCCGCGCCGATCGACCCGGAAGAATCGGCTGCGCAGGCGGTCGATGCGGCGCTCGGCATGATCGAGGCGCACCGCCGGCTGATCGAGCGGCTCGACCCGGCCAAGGCGTTCGCGTTTCGCATGGGCATCAACACCGGGCCGGTGTACGCCGGCTTCTTCGGCACACGCCAGCGGCTCGAGTACACCGTGATGGGCGACACCGTCAACACCGCCTCGCGGCTCGAAGGCAAGGCCGACCTCAACAGCGTGCTGATCAGCGAGGCAACCCGCCAGGTGCTAGGCCAGGCCTTCGCGCTGCAAGAGATGGGCGAGTTCCAGCTCAAGGGCAAGGCCCAGCTGGTGCGCACCTTCAAGGTGCTCGGCCGGGTACACTAG
- a CDS encoding Rieske 2Fe-2S domain-containing protein: protein MTTTLPAQRGHGQRALAMIAAAILALSVSAGTMMNILMRTSESPWKPIGQLTLHDGAAPQLSTLDGQAIYIASLEGQLVAFVTRDPHSSCQIAWAPSEQHYIDPCHGSVYQPDGSYIRGPAPRSMDRLALRVADGTIEIAPALVTPGPAHP, encoded by the coding sequence GTGACCACTACGCTACCCGCACAGCGGGGGCATGGCCAGCGCGCGCTGGCCATGATCGCGGCGGCAATACTGGCGCTGAGTGTGTCTGCCGGCACGATGATGAACATCCTGATGCGCACGTCCGAGTCACCCTGGAAGCCGATCGGCCAGCTAACGCTACACGACGGCGCGGCCCCTCAGCTGTCCACACTCGACGGCCAGGCGATCTATATTGCCAGCCTCGAAGGCCAGCTGGTCGCGTTCGTCACACGCGATCCCCACAGTAGCTGCCAGATCGCCTGGGCACCCAGCGAGCAGCACTATATCGACCCATGCCACGGCTCGGTGTACCAGCCCGACGGCAGCTACATTCGCGGGCCGGCGCCACGCAGCATGGATCGGCTCGCGCTGCGCGTGGCCGACGGCACCATCGAAATCGCGCCGGCGCTGGTTACACCCGGCCCGGCCCACCCCTAA